In the Lascolabacillus massiliensis genome, one interval contains:
- a CDS encoding response regulator transcription factor, with translation MSRNYIVADNQDVTRIGLISILREYNKEAKIIEVENYSKMLFMLRQYPNSVVIVDYSLFDFLSITHLLNIKSGAKASSWLIFSDEPDVHFLRQLLQSDPSISVVLKHNSKSYILDALMCVTEYEVYWCDFAESVMKAGVPQQNIPDKLTVSESNILREIALGKTTKEIAVEKNLSFHTVNTHRRNIYRKLGVNSVNEVTRYALQAGLIDQMEYYI, from the coding sequence GTGAGTCGGAATTATATTGTTGCAGATAATCAGGATGTTACGCGAATAGGGCTAATATCAATACTCAGAGAGTATAATAAAGAAGCAAAGATTATTGAGGTGGAAAACTACAGTAAAATGCTTTTCATGCTTCGCCAATACCCTAATTCTGTTGTAATTGTTGATTATTCTTTATTTGATTTTTTATCAATAACTCACTTACTTAACATTAAGAGTGGAGCTAAAGCTTCATCATGGCTAATCTTTTCTGACGAACCTGATGTCCATTTTCTGAGACAACTGTTACAATCAGATCCCTCCATCAGCGTTGTTTTAAAACATAATTCCAAATCCTATATATTGGATGCATTAATGTGTGTCACAGAATATGAGGTATACTGGTGTGATTTTGCTGAATCTGTTATGAAAGCAGGTGTCCCCCAGCAAAATATTCCTGATAAACTTACGGTATCTGAATCTAATATTCTAAGAGAGATTGCTTTAGGTAAAACAACAAAAGAAATTGCAGTAGAAAAAAATTTAAGTTTCCATACAGTAAATACTCACCGACGCAATATCTACAGAAAACTCGGGGTTAACAGCGTAAACGAAGTAACTCGGTATGCATTGCAAGCCGGGTTAATAGATCAGATGGAATATTATATATAG
- a CDS encoding PDZ domain-containing protein — protein MKRIINIVFILLLISFKSLSQENKITCGLGFSFEISDDKSWGYKEPVVVEITPGSPAERAGLKINDILLSVNHNGTYLKSYQTIMSWFNINETDITLAIRNFEHSFKEITFSKDCRSSNAIPEAQLAPVFAFYSLENVQNRRFLMPVKTVTNENALYHNYKTFGFAASDESTREIDERINAIFIRALSEKGLEYNPTDPDFIIQTYYSFESNPLFKSNSSTFGSYQPVWRYDTRNNRTVRVPLYNPSEGVRIDDIAYQLQFGARFYDVKFMEAGEMTLIWEGEVNERLSSYYNLIDYLEMNLPLMLYKFPYAGNRSFATFQIKYLKYNYTGIGYDMNDLKTVASVDPGSPAALAGIRQGDVVINIQGQSFDHTSSQQLTEGYRRFIAETMEFRDTNTRYTDSNGFKDCMFWNIADYLKISNAISNNKRYRAAFSYLFNFNQYIDWNTPVSINIEVERNGNILNFAVTPTITTSSHLLAY, from the coding sequence ATGAAACGAATTATAAATATTGTTTTTATTCTGTTATTAATTTCATTTAAATCCTTATCACAAGAAAACAAGATTACATGTGGTTTAGGTTTTAGTTTTGAAATCAGTGATGATAAAAGCTGGGGATATAAAGAGCCTGTTGTTGTGGAGATTACCCCTGGTTCACCCGCCGAAAGAGCTGGTTTAAAGATCAATGATATATTACTATCGGTCAATCATAATGGCACATATCTCAAATCTTACCAAACAATAATGTCCTGGTTCAATATAAACGAAACAGACATTACACTTGCAATTCGTAATTTCGAACACTCATTCAAAGAGATTACATTTTCGAAAGATTGCCGCAGCAGTAATGCTATTCCGGAAGCACAGCTTGCCCCGGTATTTGCATTTTATAGTTTAGAAAATGTTCAGAACAGGCGTTTTCTGATGCCTGTAAAGACCGTAACTAACGAGAACGCTCTATATCATAACTATAAAACTTTTGGGTTTGCAGCTTCTGATGAAAGTACCAGAGAGATAGATGAAAGAATAAATGCAATCTTTATACGTGCCTTATCAGAAAAGGGATTGGAGTACAATCCCACTGATCCAGACTTTATAATTCAAACATACTACAGTTTTGAAAGTAACCCTCTTTTCAAGTCTAATTCTTCAACATTTGGAAGTTATCAACCTGTTTGGAGGTATGATACAAGAAATAACAGAACCGTAAGAGTGCCTTTATATAATCCATCTGAGGGAGTTCGAATTGATGATATTGCCTATCAGTTGCAATTTGGAGCACGTTTCTATGATGTGAAATTTATGGAGGCAGGTGAGATGACACTTATTTGGGAGGGAGAGGTGAATGAGCGACTAAGTTCTTATTATAATCTGATTGATTACCTGGAAATGAATTTGCCTCTTATGCTATACAAATTTCCTTATGCAGGTAACAGATCATTTGCCACATTCCAGATTAAATATCTTAAGTACAATTATACAGGTATAGGCTATGATATGAATGATTTAAAAACAGTTGCTTCTGTTGATCCTGGCTCTCCTGCAGCGTTGGCTGGGATACGTCAGGGTGATGTGGTTATCAATATTCAGGGGCAAAGCTTTGATCACACTTCATCTCAGCAACTTACGGAGGGTTATCGTCGGTTTATTGCTGAAACTATGGAATTTAGGGATACGAACACTAGATATACCGATTCAAATGGCTTCAAGGATTGTATGTTCTGGAATATTGCTGATTATTTAAAAATATCAAACGCAATCTCAAACAATAAGAGATATAGAGCAGCTTTTTCATACCTGTTCAACTTCAATCAATATATTGACTGGAATACACCTGTTTCTATAAATATAGAGGTTGAGAGAAATGGAAATATTTTGAATTTTGCTGTTACACCTACTATTACTACAAGTTCACACTTACTGGCATATTAA
- a CDS encoding SusC/RagA family TonB-linked outer membrane protein → MKLTFIVLIQLLIFSTYAQDLQNVVITGKVIDQYNEPLAGVTIIDITNPGNGTVSDIDGNYRISTNIGHTLEFTYIGFENQSINIDKSATINVRLIESTTTLNEVIITSLNIPRERKALGYAVQDVSSEAFQTRPTNPMSALSGKIAGLQVISGGSNLGGSSRITLRGINSITGNNQPLYVIDGVPLDNSELNSSSTINGSAGKDMGSTIQDINPDDIESVNVLKGPSAAALYGSRAANGVILITTKNGKTGDGGINIEVNTGLELENVVRLPERQKLYGGGYNTTFSTAQINGTTYNIVDYAGDESWGPKLDGTPVLHWYNLDPEYPEDYLNPEPWVYPENDVHYFFKTGLANTNNISLSKSNDNSVFRVSFTNKNVTGTIPNSSLGKNSLSISGNITGDLLSFFASANYIKTSTTGRPWTGASNRNIILEAFQWGHVQVDYKKLSEYKRPDGTPRAWNRTGYQNTVADEKTKYIDNPYWSAYESYLEEDRDRLYGNFGIVLTPTPWLSVTGRLNADIYDYDYQDRIAYNSRSQSMYQEYSQKYEEFNYELLATANKSWSDHSFVANVGANYLQRNRRISDISTSGGLIIPNYYSLNNATSTIINPTTGIYKKQLSSVYGSISYGWKGTVYLDGTFRNDWSSTLPVEHNSYFYPSVTSSVILSELPGLRNSNWLSFAKLRLGWAQVGNDTDPYQLYKVYEAVSSINGRSAYTLPNQLNNINLKPEITSSLETGLQLQFFKDLINLDFTYYNNSSRNQIISLPTSAAFGYSSMLINAGEINNRGFEVILGINPVKSRNWDWNTTFNFSRNINKIIELSDAVNKLNLSTTLVTLTAQEGKSYGQIEGYDFVYAPDGQKVVGENGLHMRTQQIVPLGSVLPDFLWSFQNGLRYKNLRFNFLVDSRVGGKFFSQTYSVAMYSGILPETAANGIRETGVVSDGVTADVTFNADGTYSVTNIAPNTKNVTAQAWARNYSNGPTAYSIFDATFIKLRELSLGYDIKLSENSPVKSIGTSLYARNLFYLYRKSKTIDPELTNSSGNVQGIEGGNMPTPLTYGINLSFRF, encoded by the coding sequence ATGAAATTAACTTTTATAGTTCTTATCCAACTACTTATATTTAGTACATATGCACAAGATTTGCAAAATGTAGTTATAACGGGAAAAGTAATTGATCAGTATAATGAACCTCTGGCAGGGGTTACAATTATTGATATTACTAATCCAGGAAATGGTACCGTTTCAGACATTGATGGTAATTATCGGATTAGCACAAATATTGGTCATACACTTGAATTTACTTATATAGGATTCGAAAATCAATCTATAAATATAGATAAATCGGCTACAATCAACGTCAGACTAATTGAGTCTACTACCACTTTGAATGAAGTGATAATTACCTCATTAAATATTCCTCGAGAAAGAAAAGCATTAGGTTATGCAGTGCAGGATGTCTCCTCTGAAGCATTTCAGACCAGACCAACAAATCCTATGAGTGCACTTTCAGGAAAAATAGCCGGGCTACAGGTAATCTCGGGTGGAAGTAACCTTGGTGGTTCTTCAAGAATAACATTAAGAGGTATAAACTCAATAACCGGTAATAATCAACCACTTTATGTTATTGATGGGGTACCGCTTGATAACAGTGAACTGAATAGTTCATCCACAATAAACGGTAGTGCAGGAAAAGATATGGGAAGCACAATTCAGGATATTAACCCTGATGATATTGAGAGTGTTAATGTTCTCAAAGGACCTTCAGCTGCAGCTCTATATGGCTCAAGAGCTGCTAACGGTGTTATTCTTATTACTACTAAAAATGGTAAGACCGGAGATGGAGGGATTAACATAGAAGTTAATACAGGTCTGGAGTTGGAGAATGTGGTCAGACTACCAGAGCGTCAAAAACTTTATGGAGGTGGGTATAATACTACTTTCAGCACAGCACAGATCAATGGTACAACATATAATATTGTAGATTATGCAGGAGATGAAAGCTGGGGACCAAAATTAGATGGCACACCTGTACTACATTGGTATAACCTCGACCCAGAATATCCTGAGGATTATTTAAATCCTGAGCCATGGGTATATCCTGAAAATGATGTTCATTATTTCTTTAAAACCGGATTAGCAAATACCAACAATATATCTTTATCTAAATCAAATGATAATTCTGTATTTAGGGTATCATTTACTAATAAGAATGTAACAGGAACTATTCCAAACTCATCATTGGGTAAAAACAGTTTGAGTATTTCAGGAAATATTACAGGTGATCTACTATCGTTTTTTGCAAGTGCAAATTATATCAAAACTTCAACTACTGGACGACCATGGACAGGTGCTTCCAACAGGAATATTATTCTGGAAGCTTTTCAATGGGGTCATGTTCAGGTTGATTATAAGAAACTTAGTGAATATAAAAGACCAGATGGTACTCCAAGAGCATGGAACCGTACAGGTTATCAGAACACTGTAGCTGATGAGAAAACCAAATATATTGATAACCCATACTGGTCGGCTTATGAAAGTTATCTTGAAGAGGACAGAGATAGGCTTTATGGGAATTTTGGCATTGTACTCACCCCCACTCCATGGCTATCTGTAACAGGTCGTTTAAATGCAGATATATATGATTATGATTATCAGGACAGAATAGCTTATAACTCGCGTTCGCAATCTATGTACCAGGAATATAGTCAAAAATATGAGGAATTTAACTATGAATTGCTTGCTACAGCTAACAAATCTTGGAGTGATCACTCTTTTGTTGCAAATGTAGGAGCTAATTATCTACAGAGAAACAGAAGAATAAGTGATATTTCCACTTCTGGGGGTTTGATTATACCTAACTATTACAGCCTAAATAATGCAACATCAACTATTATAAACCCAACAACAGGTATATATAAAAAACAGCTTTCATCGGTTTATGGAAGTATATCTTATGGATGGAAAGGTACAGTTTACCTGGATGGTACATTTAGAAATGACTGGTCTTCAACACTGCCTGTTGAACACAATTCATACTTCTACCCATCTGTTACTTCATCAGTTATACTTAGCGAACTACCAGGGCTACGTAACAGCAACTGGCTCTCTTTTGCCAAACTTAGATTAGGATGGGCACAGGTAGGTAATGATACAGATCCGTATCAGCTTTACAAAGTATACGAAGCGGTAAGTTCAATTAATGGCAGAAGTGCATACACTTTACCTAATCAATTAAATAATATCAATCTTAAACCAGAGATTACATCTTCACTGGAGACCGGTTTGCAATTACAATTCTTCAAAGATCTTATAAATCTTGATTTTACATATTATAATAACTCAAGCCGTAATCAGATAATTTCATTACCTACATCAGCAGCATTTGGGTATTCTTCTATGCTAATCAATGCAGGTGAAATAAATAACAGAGGCTTTGAAGTGATTTTAGGTATAAATCCGGTTAAAAGTAGAAACTGGGACTGGAATACAACGTTTAATTTCTCAAGAAACATAAATAAAATAATTGAGCTTTCTGATGCCGTAAATAAATTAAATCTTAGTACAACTCTTGTAACACTCACTGCACAGGAAGGTAAAAGTTATGGTCAGATAGAGGGTTACGATTTTGTTTATGCTCCTGATGGACAAAAAGTTGTGGGTGAAAATGGTCTTCACATGAGGACTCAGCAGATTGTCCCCTTAGGCAGTGTACTTCCTGACTTTCTTTGGAGCTTTCAAAATGGATTAAGATATAAGAATCTTAGATTTAATTTTCTTGTTGACTCACGTGTAGGTGGAAAATTCTTTTCCCAAACGTACTCTGTGGCTATGTATTCAGGTATTCTTCCTGAAACAGCAGCTAATGGCATTCGTGAAACAGGAGTTGTTTCTGATGGCGTAACAGCAGATGTAACCTTTAACGCTGATGGCACCTATAGTGTAACAAATATTGCTCCTAATACTAAAAATGTAACAGCTCAGGCATGGGCAAGGAACTATAGTAACGGACCTACAGCATATAGTATTTTTGATGCTACCTTTATTAAACTAAGAGAATTATCACTTGGGTATGATATTAAATTATCGGAAAATAGTCCTGTGAAAAGTATTGGCACCTCTCTATATGCGCGTAACCTATTTTATCTATACAGAAAGAGTAAAACAATTGATCCAGAGTTGACCAACAGCAGTGGAAATGTTCAGGGAATTGAAGGTGGTAATATGCCCACACCATTAACTTATGGCATCAATTTAAGTTTCAGGTTTTAA
- a CDS encoding type I phosphomannose isomerase catalytic subunit — MTKNNNNTISQNDFLYPLKFEPILKSIIWGGSAITEFKNIKPSLDGIGESWEISDVKNNVSIISNGELAGLSLNELLSNKKEQLVGKRVYDKFGDTFPLLIKFIDANDDLSIQVHPDDKIAGERHNSFGKTEMWYVVKAAPGAFLYSGFEKSISPDEYVDSVEDGSFTGTLKKYNVEEGDVFFLPAGRVHAIGAGCFIAEIQQTSDITYRIYDYDRRDANGNTRELHTELAKDVIDFKIYDTYKTEYTKEVNQPVKLVSCPYFTTNLLDIDIQISRNFKEIDSFIIYMCLSGHCTLKDNNGNSVFIDQGESVLIPATTDNLLIIPSESSKLLEIYIE; from the coding sequence ATGACAAAGAACAATAATAATACAATAAGTCAAAATGATTTTTTATACCCACTGAAATTTGAGCCGATTCTTAAATCAATTATATGGGGAGGTTCAGCTATTACTGAATTCAAAAACATCAAGCCATCACTTGACGGTATAGGTGAAAGTTGGGAAATCTCAGATGTAAAAAACAATGTTTCTATTATATCCAACGGAGAACTCGCTGGTTTATCATTAAATGAACTACTTTCTAATAAAAAAGAGCAGCTAGTTGGAAAAAGAGTTTATGACAAATTTGGAGACACCTTCCCTCTTCTCATTAAGTTTATAGATGCAAATGACGATTTGTCAATACAGGTTCACCCTGATGATAAAATAGCAGGAGAAAGACATAATTCTTTCGGAAAAACCGAAATGTGGTATGTTGTAAAAGCTGCACCGGGAGCATTTCTTTATTCAGGCTTTGAAAAAAGCATATCACCAGATGAGTATGTAGATAGTGTAGAAGATGGAAGTTTTACAGGAACACTAAAAAAGTACAATGTAGAAGAAGGAGATGTGTTTTTTCTACCTGCAGGTCGAGTTCATGCTATAGGAGCCGGATGTTTTATAGCAGAAATTCAGCAAACATCAGATATTACATATCGTATTTATGATTATGATCGTCGTGATGCTAACGGTAACACCAGAGAACTCCATACTGAACTGGCAAAAGATGTCATTGACTTTAAGATATATGATACATATAAAACTGAATATACTAAAGAAGTTAATCAGCCAGTGAAACTTGTTTCATGCCCTTATTTTACCACCAATCTGCTAGACATTGATATCCAAATTAGCCGTAATTTTAAAGAAATAGACTCCTTTATTATATATATGTGTCTGTCGGGGCATTGTACATTGAAAGATAATAATGGTAACTCTGTTTTTATTGATCAAGGCGAGTCGGTTCTCATACCAGCTACTACAGATAATCTTCTAATTATACCAAGTGAATCTTCTAAATTACTCGAGATATATATAGAATAA
- a CDS encoding TolB family protein yields the protein MKNIKLLLIALCTTLTTFAQVPQNLESELVLLNVKTGKEKVILREKRHFEAPNWSRDGKYLIINSNGLLEKVSVKGEKLGIIDTGFANRCNNDHGLSFDGKWLIVSHNDPTVTAQGGNSRIFILPLSGGVPRLITGNAPSYWHGVSPDNQWVVYCAMRNGEWDVYKSHMITDEEIRLTDAKGLDDGPEYSYDGEWIYFNSNRTGRMHIYRMRPDGSEQTQLTNDEYDNWFPHPGPDNRSIAYIAYIEDQQGGHPFGKDVKLRLLDVETSQIRDLTPVFYGGQGTLNVHSWSPDGKNIAFVRYINND from the coding sequence ATGAAAAACATCAAACTGTTGTTAATTGCATTATGTACCACACTAACTACATTTGCTCAGGTACCGCAAAACCTTGAAAGTGAACTTGTATTACTGAACGTAAAAACAGGTAAGGAGAAAGTAATCCTTCGTGAGAAGAGACATTTCGAAGCACCTAACTGGTCGCGAGATGGTAAATATCTTATTATAAATAGCAATGGATTGCTTGAAAAAGTATCTGTAAAAGGAGAAAAACTAGGAATAATAGACACTGGTTTTGCCAACAGATGCAATAATGATCATGGTTTATCATTTGACGGCAAATGGCTTATTGTGAGTCATAACGACCCTACTGTAACTGCACAGGGTGGAAACTCTAGAATTTTTATTCTTCCGCTATCAGGAGGTGTACCAAGGTTGATCACAGGTAATGCACCAAGTTATTGGCATGGTGTAAGTCCTGACAATCAATGGGTCGTTTATTGCGCAATGAGAAATGGAGAATGGGATGTTTACAAATCTCACATGATAACTGATGAAGAGATACGCCTTACTGATGCAAAAGGTTTGGATGATGGTCCGGAGTATAGCTATGACGGAGAATGGATATACTTTAATAGCAACAGAACCGGAAGAATGCACATTTACAGAATGCGGCCTGATGGAAGTGAACAGACACAACTGACCAATGATGAATATGATAATTGGTTTCCACACCCGGGACCTGACAACAGAAGTATAGCATATATTGCCTATATAGAAGATCAGCAGGGAGGACATCCATTTGGAAAAGATGTTAAATTGAGATTGCTGGATGTAGAAACTTCACAGATACGTGATCTTACACCTGTTTTTTATGGTGGTCAAGGAACATTAAATGTTCATAGCTGGTCGCCCGATGGTAAAAACATAGCTTTTGTAAGATATATAAACAACGACTGA
- the cysK gene encoding cysteine synthase A, with protein MSKIAANLTELVGNTPLLRLSQYGDKEGAKANIIAKLESFNPLSSVKDRIALSMVEDAEKKGILKPGSVIIEPTSGNTGIGLAFVSSIKKYRLILTMPETMSIERRNLLKALGAELVLTPGAEGMKGAIAKSKELQAQTSNAVILQQFENQANPEIHYLTTGEEIWRDTDGKVDILVSGVGTGGTVSGAGKRLKEYNPKIQVVAVEPTDSPVLSGGNPGPHKIQGIGAGFIPGTYNSSVVDRIYKVNNDEAILTSRRLASTEGLLVGISSGAAAYAALQIALEPENQGKNIVVILPDTGERYLSTVLYAFEEYPLQLSKVED; from the coding sequence ATGTCAAAAATTGCAGCAAATTTAACAGAACTAGTAGGTAATACACCATTACTCAGACTAAGTCAATATGGAGATAAAGAGGGAGCAAAGGCAAATATTATTGCCAAGTTAGAGAGTTTTAATCCCCTTAGCAGTGTAAAAGACCGTATCGCGTTATCGATGGTTGAAGATGCAGAGAAAAAGGGTATATTAAAACCAGGCTCTGTAATAATTGAACCAACAAGTGGCAATACCGGTATTGGCCTGGCATTTGTATCTTCAATTAAGAAATACAGACTTATTCTAACAATGCCTGAAACGATGAGCATTGAAAGAAGAAATTTACTCAAAGCACTGGGAGCTGAACTAGTATTAACACCCGGAGCTGAAGGTATGAAAGGTGCTATAGCAAAATCAAAAGAACTGCAGGCTCAGACATCAAATGCAGTTATTCTTCAGCAGTTTGAAAATCAGGCAAATCCTGAAATTCATTACCTTACAACAGGAGAAGAAATTTGGCGAGATACTGATGGAAAAGTGGATATCTTAGTAAGCGGTGTTGGTACGGGTGGAACTGTGAGTGGAGCCGGAAAACGCTTGAAAGAGTATAATCCCAAAATACAAGTAGTGGCCGTTGAACCCACTGATTCACCCGTATTATCGGGTGGTAATCCCGGTCCTCATAAAATACAGGGAATAGGTGCTGGTTTTATTCCAGGAACATACAATTCATCAGTAGTAGACCGCATTTATAAAGTAAACAATGATGAAGCAATTCTTACGAGTCGCAGGTTAGCATCTACTGAAGGTTTACTTGTTGGAATATCTTCAGGTGCAGCAGCATATGCAGCATTGCAAATAGCACTTGAACCAGAAAATCAAGGGAAAAATATTGTTGTGATACTCCCTGACACAGGTGAACGTTATTTATCCACAGTACTTTATGCTTTTGAGGAATATCCATTACAGCTTTCTAAGGTTGAAGATTGA
- a CDS encoding alpha amylase C-terminal domain-containing protein encodes MLDIIKNDPWLEPYSKAINGRHDYYLKRLSDLTNNGKIKLSDFATGHLYFGLHKTSDKWVFREWAPNATDIFLVGTFNQWQHLESFRLQPIGNGVWEVKVPLNRINHKDLYKLHVTWDGGSGERIPAWSKRVVQDPETYIFSAQVWEPEHKYTFKYKDFKPDTSPLLIYETHVGMSSEEEKVGTYNEFRENILPRIKKAGYNAIQIMAIQEHPYYGSFGYHVSSFFAPSSRSGTPEELRELIDTAHGMGISVIMDIVHSHSVKNETEGISRIDGSYDLYFHSDPSRRYHQAWDSLCFDYGKDEVLHFLLSNCKYWLEEFKFDGFRFDGVTSMIYLSHGLGESFSNYSDYYNAGQDGDAICYLTLANQLIHEVKPDAITIAEEVSGMPGLAMKISEGGYGFDYRMAMNIPDFWIKTIKEKKDEDWHPSAIWWETTNRRSDEKTISYCESHDQALVGDKTIIFRLIDSDMYWYMSKLTNSTHRVDRGIALHKMIRLVTATTINGGYLNFMGNEYGHPEWVDFPREGNNWSYKYARRQWRLADDGNLKYHYLGDFDRSMINLIKSVPNFQDKPLIKVWDKDDDNVLAYMRDELLFVYNFNPKKSFSDYGILVPQGEYKVILDTDDKEFGGFGLNDTSINHFTHFDPLHSKDNKGWIKLYLPARTALVLKIKK; translated from the coding sequence ATGTTAGACATAATTAAAAATGATCCCTGGCTGGAGCCATATTCAAAAGCAATAAACGGTCGGCATGATTATTATCTGAAAAGATTATCTGATTTAACGAATAATGGTAAAATAAAATTATCTGATTTCGCAACAGGACATCTATATTTTGGATTACACAAAACATCTGATAAGTGGGTGTTTCGTGAATGGGCACCAAATGCCACAGATATCTTTCTTGTAGGTACTTTCAACCAGTGGCAACATCTGGAGTCTTTCCGATTGCAACCTATTGGCAATGGTGTGTGGGAAGTTAAGGTTCCACTGAATCGCATTAATCACAAAGATCTATATAAACTTCATGTTACATGGGATGGAGGATCTGGCGAACGAATTCCAGCCTGGAGCAAACGAGTTGTTCAAGATCCTGAAACATATATATTTAGTGCTCAGGTTTGGGAACCTGAACATAAATACACATTTAAATATAAAGATTTCAAACCTGACACCTCCCCTCTTCTTATATATGAGACACATGTTGGTATGTCGAGTGAAGAAGAAAAGGTGGGTACATACAATGAATTTCGGGAGAACATTCTCCCTCGTATTAAAAAAGCTGGTTATAACGCCATTCAGATTATGGCAATTCAGGAACACCCTTATTATGGATCCTTCGGATATCATGTGTCCAGTTTTTTTGCCCCATCATCAAGAAGCGGAACACCTGAAGAGTTACGTGAATTAATTGATACTGCCCATGGAATGGGCATATCTGTGATAATGGACATAGTACACTCTCACTCTGTTAAAAACGAAACTGAAGGAATATCCAGAATTGATGGATCATATGATCTGTATTTTCATAGTGACCCATCACGAAGATATCATCAGGCGTGGGATTCACTTTGCTTTGATTATGGTAAAGATGAAGTCCTCCATTTTTTACTGTCAAACTGTAAGTACTGGTTAGAAGAGTTTAAATTTGATGGATTCAGATTTGATGGCGTCACATCAATGATATATCTCAGTCACGGTTTAGGTGAATCATTTTCGAATTATAGTGATTATTATAATGCAGGTCAGGATGGGGACGCTATATGCTATCTGACACTAGCCAATCAGCTAATACATGAAGTAAAACCTGATGCAATTACTATTGCAGAAGAGGTAAGTGGAATGCCGGGTTTAGCTATGAAAATTTCAGAAGGCGGTTATGGTTTTGATTATCGAATGGCAATGAATATACCTGACTTCTGGATAAAAACCATAAAAGAGAAAAAAGACGAGGATTGGCATCCATCAGCAATCTGGTGGGAAACAACAAATAGACGATCCGATGAGAAAACAATATCATATTGTGAGAGTCACGACCAGGCATTGGTAGGCGATAAAACAATAATATTCAGGCTTATTGACTCTGACATGTATTGGTATATGTCGAAACTTACAAATAGTACCCACAGGGTAGATCGTGGAATAGCACTTCATAAAATGATCAGACTGGTTACAGCAACAACGATAAATGGAGGCTATTTAAATTTTATGGGAAATGAGTATGGACATCCTGAATGGGTAGATTTTCCCAGGGAGGGCAACAACTGGTCATATAAATACGCAAGAAGACAGTGGAGATTGGCTGATGATGGAAATTTAAAGTATCATTATCTTGGAGATTTCGACAGATCAATGATTAACTTAATTAAATCTGTTCCCAATTTCCAGGATAAACCTTTGATTAAGGTTTGGGACAAAGATGATGATAATGTACTTGCCTATATGAGAGACGAGCTATTGTTTGTATATAATTTTAATCCAAAAAAATCATTCAGTGATTACGGAATACTAGTTCCTCAGGGTGAATATAAAGTTATATTAGATACAGATGATAAAGAGTTTGGAGGCTTTGGTTTAAATGACACATCTATTAATCACTTCACACATTTCGATCCTTTGCACTCAAAAGACAATAAAGGATGGATAAAGCTTTATCTGCCTGCTCGGACGGCGCTGGTTTTAAAAATAAAGAAGTAA